A window from Erythrobacter sp. YJ-T3-07 encodes these proteins:
- the nth gene encoding endonuclease III: MQLPLGDDPRTETLRQLQPRLIQRFGRIERAPRERRAPEWVLVQGVIGARTRSETSNAATDRLLAEYGSWEAVADAPLEGLQAELATQTYPNVAGERLKACLTDLVARRGAVDLSHLEPMETDAAMAWLEQLPGVGRKIAAGVVNASTLDRKALVLDSHHRRVLQRMGLVPHKADTARAYTAIMPAMPPEWSAADYDEHHLLMKEIGRAFCRPSSMACGQCPAQALCETGRAREH; encoded by the coding sequence ATGCAGCTTCCCCTTGGCGATGATCCGCGGACCGAAACGCTACGCCAGCTTCAGCCGCGGCTGATCCAGCGGTTCGGGCGGATCGAGCGTGCGCCGAGGGAGAGGCGCGCGCCCGAATGGGTGCTGGTGCAGGGCGTGATCGGCGCACGCACCCGCTCGGAAACCTCCAATGCGGCGACCGACCGGCTGCTGGCCGAATATGGATCGTGGGAGGCTGTGGCCGATGCGCCGCTCGAAGGCTTGCAGGCTGAGCTCGCCACCCAGACCTACCCCAATGTTGCGGGTGAGCGGCTGAAGGCGTGCCTCACCGATCTGGTCGCGCGGCGCGGCGCGGTCGACCTCTCGCATCTCGAGCCGATGGAGACCGACGCGGCGATGGCGTGGCTCGAGCAGCTGCCCGGCGTGGGGCGCAAGATTGCGGCAGGAGTGGTCAATGCATCCACGCTCGACCGCAAGGCGCTGGTGCTCGATTCGCATCACCGCCGGGTGCTCCAGCGGATGGGGCTGGTGCCGCACAAGGCCGATACCGCGCGCGCATACACAGCGATCATGCCGGCGATGCCGCCCGAATGGAGCGCGGCAGACTACGACGAGCATCATCTGCTGATGAAGGAGATCGGCCGTGCCTTCTGCCGCCCGTCCAGCATGGCGTGCGGGCAATGCCCCGCGCAGGCGCTGTGCGAGACGGGGCGGGCACGCGAACACTAG
- a CDS encoding zinc-finger domain-containing protein — MPPPPEISKVTTRRVWCDGATDIRTGANYKPAALGHPKVYLEIDEHGYIDCGYCDRRFVLEGGPADGADQASLRDISEGADPGPP; from the coding sequence ATGCCGCCTCCGCCCGAAATCTCCAAGGTGACCACCCGCCGCGTCTGGTGCGATGGCGCGACCGACATTCGCACGGGCGCCAACTACAAGCCCGCAGCCCTCGGCCACCCGAAGGTCTATCTCGAAATCGACGAGCACGGCTATATCGATTGCGGCTATTGCGACCGACGCTTCGTTCTCGAAGGCGGACCTGCCGACGGCGCGGACCAGGCCAGCTTGCGCGATATCTCCGAAGGCGCGGACCCGGGGCCCCCCTAA